Proteins from one Candidatus Margulisiibacteriota bacterium genomic window:
- a CDS encoding putative glycoside hydrolase, whose translation MKKAVLLVILLLAAFAALSFDFQAKLGEVLPKQKRTSDKGIYLTAYTVQLPVKFGRIREQCKQAGINTLVIDAKEILSRDFLELARQRKLTPETKARVSPWLAKLTEELHRDGFIVTARLVVFKDDHLVLTRPDLGIHLAGGALYRDRKGGKWVDPYIAEARLYNCLIAESAALSGVDEVQFDYIRFPAEGTAKYAVYPHASPETTRVDIICQFLKEARQRVAKYNTALAVDIFGVTAWRSEYDIEILGQDLKRMAPYLDTLSPMLYPSHFHSGYDGFANPGSYPYYFMGTGVKKALEILSGESTVLVPWIQGFNMRSPNYGPNYILEQVRACKDAGVDHFLIWNAGNVYDVSFSALKR comes from the coding sequence GTGAAAAAAGCGGTTTTACTGGTCATTCTGCTGCTGGCGGCCTTTGCCGCGCTCTCCTTTGATTTCCAGGCCAAGCTCGGCGAGGTCCTGCCTAAACAAAAGCGGACTTCCGACAAGGGGATCTACCTGACCGCCTACACGGTCCAGCTCCCGGTCAAGTTCGGCCGGATCAGGGAGCAGTGCAAGCAGGCGGGGATCAATACGCTGGTCATCGATGCGAAAGAGATCTTGAGCCGCGATTTTTTGGAACTGGCGCGGCAGAGAAAATTGACGCCCGAAACTAAAGCGAGAGTCAGCCCCTGGCTGGCGAAACTGACCGAAGAGCTCCACCGCGACGGTTTTATCGTGACCGCCCGACTCGTCGTCTTTAAGGACGACCATCTCGTTCTGACCCGGCCCGACCTCGGGATCCACCTGGCCGGGGGCGCCCTTTACCGCGACCGGAAAGGGGGGAAATGGGTCGACCCCTACATTGCTGAAGCGCGGCTGTACAACTGCCTGATCGCCGAATCGGCCGCGCTCTCCGGCGTGGACGAGGTCCAGTTCGACTACATCCGCTTTCCCGCCGAAGGGACGGCGAAATACGCCGTGTATCCGCACGCCTCGCCCGAAACGACCCGGGTCGACATCATCTGCCAGTTCCTGAAAGAGGCGCGGCAGCGGGTCGCCAAATACAACACCGCGCTGGCGGTCGATATTTTCGGCGTCACCGCCTGGCGGAGCGAATACGATATCGAGATCCTCGGCCAGGACCTGAAGCGGATGGCGCCGTACCTGGACACTCTGTCGCCGATGCTTTACCCGTCGCATTTCCACAGCGGCTACGACGGCTTTGCCAATCCCGGTTCCTATCCTTATTACTTCATGGGAACGGGGGTCAAGAAAGCGCTCGAGATCCTCTCCGGCGAAAGCACGGTCCTGGTCCCGTGGATCCAGGGTTTTAACATGCGCTCGCCCAATTACGGGCCGAACTATATTTTGGAACAGGTCCGCGCCTGCAAGGACGCCGGGGTCGACCACTTCTTGATCTGGAACGCCGGCAACGTTTACGATGTCTCCTTTTCCGCGCTGAAACGCTGA
- a CDS encoding C-GCAxxG-C-C family protein yields MYGKKAREHYIGKGGKGRLNCAQSVVAAFQERFGFSDAEVGKYLGHGSGNAPGGLCGAYAAAKDILAKHYPDKVADLEKFFLEQAGSLNCTEIRGQRQLSCLGCVEKAAEFVAQLG; encoded by the coding sequence ATGTACGGCAAAAAAGCCCGCGAACATTATATCGGTAAAGGCGGTAAAGGGCGGCTGAACTGCGCGCAGTCGGTCGTCGCCGCTTTCCAGGAGCGCTTCGGCTTCAGCGACGCCGAAGTCGGCAAATATCTTGGTCATGGCAGCGGCAACGCCCCGGGCGGCCTCTGCGGCGCCTACGCCGCGGCCAAGGATATCCTCGCCAAACATTACCCGGATAAAGTCGCGGACCTGGAAAAATTCTTCCTCGAGCAGGCCGGTTCGTTAAACTGCACAGAGATCAGGGGGCAGCGGCAATTATCATGCCTTGGCTGCGTCGAAAAAGCGGCCGAATTTGTCGCGCAGCTCGGCTGA
- the smpB gene encoding SsrA-binding protein SmpB, which produces MSKYFKVAAENRKARFDYQIIEVFKAGLILQGNEVKSIRLGNANLKDSFARADKGEIWLHNMHISPYSAADQNKIDPLRKRQLLLNKRELVKLSSKAAEKGLTLVPLKVYFDGNWAKVDLALAKAKKKYEKRDTLRRREAEREIASAFKGKAHRGKDQHKP; this is translated from the coding sequence TTGAGCAAATACTTTAAGGTCGCGGCCGAGAACCGCAAGGCGCGCTTCGACTACCAGATCATCGAGGTCTTCAAGGCCGGCCTGATCCTGCAGGGGAACGAGGTCAAGTCGATCCGCCTCGGCAACGCCAACCTCAAAGACAGTTTCGCCCGGGCGGACAAAGGGGAGATCTGGCTCCATAATATGCATATAAGCCCCTACTCCGCGGCCGACCAGAACAAGATCGATCCGCTGCGCAAGCGCCAGCTTTTATTGAATAAGCGAGAGCTGGTGAAATTGTCGTCAAAAGCGGCCGAAAAAGGATTGACTCTCGTACCTCTTAAGGTATACTTTGATGGTAATTGGGCAAAGGTTGACCTGGCCCTCGCCAAAGCCAAAAAGAAGTACGAAAAACGTGACACCCTTAGACGTCGAGAAGCTGAAAGAGAAATTGCGAGCGCTTTTAAAGGAAAAGCTCACCGTGGAAAAGATCAGCACAAACCGTAA
- the dapB gene encoding 4-hydroxy-tetrahydrodipicolinate reductase, which yields MAKIKVIVNGAKGKMGQEAVKAVQNESDLELVAQTDLGDDLAGAVKKAKAEVVVDFTLPKAAMGNIRTILESGAHAVVGTTGLTEENLHEIKMLCENFKVNCLVAPNFAIGAVLMMRFAKEAIKYMPSAEIIEFHHESKVDKPSGTAIKTGHLMGKQVPIHSVRLPGLVAHQEVIFGGLGQTLTIRHDSLNRESFMPGVIMAIRQIKGLKGLVYGLEQIL from the coding sequence ATGGCAAAAATTAAAGTGATCGTGAACGGGGCCAAAGGCAAGATGGGGCAAGAGGCCGTCAAGGCCGTGCAAAACGAGTCCGACCTCGAGCTCGTGGCGCAAACCGACCTGGGCGACGACCTGGCCGGCGCGGTCAAAAAGGCCAAAGCGGAGGTGGTCGTCGATTTTACCCTGCCGAAAGCGGCCATGGGGAATATCCGGACGATCCTGGAAAGCGGGGCGCACGCCGTGGTCGGCACGACCGGCCTGACGGAAGAGAACCTCCACGAGATCAAGATGCTGTGCGAGAACTTCAAGGTCAATTGCCTGGTCGCCCCCAATTTTGCCATCGGCGCCGTTCTGATGATGCGTTTCGCCAAAGAGGCGATCAAGTATATGCCGAGCGCGGAGATCATCGAGTTCCACCACGAAAGCAAAGTGGACAAACCGTCCGGCACCGCCATCAAGACCGGGCATTTAATGGGGAAACAGGTCCCGATCCATTCTGTCCGCCTGCCGGGGCTGGTCGCCCACCAGGAAGTTATTTTCGGCGGCCTGGGACAGACGCTGACCATCCGCCACGACTCGCTGAACCGCGAATCGTTCATGCCCGGCGTGATCATGGCGATCCGCCAGATCAAGGGGCTAAAGGGCCTGGTCTACGGCCTTGAGCAAATACTTTAA
- the dut gene encoding dUTP diphosphatase, whose translation MLKVQVKVLPHGAGLPLPKYMSEHAAGMDLYAGVEKELVIAPGDWKLVPTGLAIAIPAGFEAQVRPRSGLALKQGVSVLNTPGTVDADYRGEVGVILMNHSKADLVIKRGDRIAQMIINKIERIAFEEVAELPATDRGAGGFGSTGVKHGKN comes from the coding sequence ATGTTAAAGGTCCAGGTTAAAGTCTTGCCGCACGGCGCGGGGCTTCCCCTGCCTAAATACATGAGCGAGCACGCGGCGGGGATGGACCTCTACGCCGGGGTGGAAAAGGAACTGGTCATTGCCCCGGGCGATTGGAAGCTGGTGCCGACCGGCCTGGCGATCGCCATCCCCGCTGGTTTTGAGGCGCAGGTCCGGCCGCGTTCCGGCCTGGCGCTGAAACAGGGTGTTTCCGTCCTCAACACGCCGGGTACGGTCGACGCCGATTACCGCGGCGAGGTCGGGGTCATATTAATGAACCACAGCAAGGCCGACCTGGTCATCAAGCGGGGCGACCGGATCGCCCAGATGATCATTAACAAGATCGAGCGGATCGCGTTCGAGGAAGTCGCTGAACTGCCCGCCACCGACCGGGGCGCCGGCGGGTTCGGATCAACAGGGGTGAAACATGGCAAAAATTAA
- a CDS encoding pitrilysin family protein has product MNALPNANKFILPNGVRIVTEEIPTMRSIAMGLMFNVGSGNELPAEAGISHFIEHLMFKGTKKRSAFDIAHALDAVGGKMNAYTSKEVTMYYAVVLDRHLDVQIDVLCDMIMNSVFDPKEMETEKGVILEEIKMYEDTPDELIHDYFAEQILHGHPLGAPTIGHAEAIRATGRDDIVSYVKRFYSPQNLIVSLAGAIPPNVIELLKPYLESFNGGPVPHFQPEPKIEGTLALKYKKTEQTHLCLGSRGPSQLGEDRFAFAVLDNILGGSMSSRLFQEVREKRGLAYSIYATTSPFRDFGLAYTYAGTSKENLAQVVDLILQQFRLIKKEGITKEELAKGVENLKGTTVLGLESSSARMGYIAKSELYYGRNVTIDELFAKIDKVTNDDIIKLANQYFRDEYLTLAVIGDLAELPFKEIKC; this is encoded by the coding sequence ATGAACGCTTTACCGAATGCTAATAAGTTTATCCTCCCCAACGGGGTCCGGATCGTGACCGAGGAGATCCCGACCATGCGCTCGATCGCCATGGGGCTGATGTTCAATGTCGGCTCGGGGAACGAGCTCCCCGCCGAGGCCGGCATCTCCCACTTCATCGAGCATCTGATGTTCAAGGGGACGAAAAAGCGCTCCGCGTTCGACATCGCCCACGCCTTAGACGCCGTCGGCGGCAAGATGAATGCCTACACCAGCAAAGAAGTGACCATGTACTACGCCGTCGTCCTCGACCGCCACCTCGACGTCCAGATCGACGTCCTCTGCGACATGATCATGAACTCGGTGTTCGACCCCAAGGAGATGGAGACCGAAAAGGGGGTCATCCTCGAGGAGATCAAGATGTACGAGGATACTCCCGACGAGCTGATCCACGATTACTTCGCCGAACAGATCCTGCACGGCCATCCGCTCGGCGCGCCGACGATCGGCCACGCCGAGGCGATCCGGGCAACCGGGCGCGACGACATCGTCAGCTACGTCAAACGCTTCTACTCGCCCCAGAACCTGATCGTGTCGCTGGCCGGGGCGATCCCGCCGAACGTCATCGAGCTGCTCAAGCCGTACCTGGAAAGTTTTAACGGCGGGCCGGTCCCCCATTTCCAGCCGGAGCCTAAGATCGAGGGGACGCTCGCTCTGAAGTACAAAAAGACCGAGCAGACCCATCTCTGCCTCGGCAGCCGGGGACCGTCGCAGCTGGGTGAAGACCGCTTCGCCTTTGCCGTCCTCGACAATATCCTGGGCGGCAGCATGAGCTCGCGGCTCTTCCAGGAAGTGCGGGAAAAACGGGGGCTCGCCTACTCGATCTACGCCACCACCTCGCCGTTCCGCGATTTCGGCCTGGCTTACACCTACGCCGGCACCAGCAAGGAAAACCTGGCCCAGGTCGTCGACCTGATCCTCCAGCAGTTCCGGCTGATCAAGAAAGAGGGGATCACCAAAGAGGAACTGGCCAAGGGGGTCGAGAACCTGAAGGGGACGACCGTCCTCGGCCTCGAATCGAGTTCCGCCCGAATGGGCTACATCGCCAAATCGGAGCTCTATTACGGGCGGAACGTCACCATCGACGAGCTCTTCGCGAAGATCGATAAAGTGACCAATGATGATATAATTAAGTTAGCCAACCAGTATTTCCGGGACGAGTACCTGACGCTGGCCGTCATCGGCGATCTGGCGGAGCTGCCGTTCAAGGAGATCAAATGTTAA
- the nadD gene encoding nicotinate-nucleotide adenylyltransferase: MKRIGIMGGTFNPVHKGHLALAMAAQAQYALDEVVFIPSGNPPHKAAGTVIDKKYRLAMVKLAIKGKKRWSVSRLEVDRPGLSYAVDTFSALRQKYGQRAKLFYLMGLDSLNEIRGWKKPLELFTLCEFIVATRPGTRGRILLKETDKVHWLKLKEAVSASEVRRRLKAGKPVSKFVPARIAAYIKAKGLYQ; encoded by the coding sequence ATGAAACGGATCGGCATCATGGGCGGGACTTTTAACCCGGTGCATAAGGGGCATTTGGCCCTGGCCATGGCCGCTCAGGCGCAATACGCCCTCGATGAAGTCGTGTTTATCCCCTCCGGCAACCCGCCGCACAAGGCGGCCGGCACCGTGATCGACAAGAAATACCGCCTGGCCATGGTCAAGCTGGCCATTAAAGGAAAAAAGCGCTGGTCCGTTTCGCGGCTCGAGGTCGACCGCCCCGGCCTCTCCTACGCGGTCGACACGTTTTCCGCGCTCCGGCAGAAATACGGTCAGCGGGCAAAGCTCTTTTATCTCATGGGGCTTGATTCGCTGAATGAGATCCGCGGCTGGAAAAAGCCGCTCGAGCTTTTTACGCTTTGCGAATTCATTGTCGCCACCCGGCCGGGGACCAGGGGCCGGATATTGCTGAAAGAGACCGACAAAGTCCACTGGCTAAAGCTGAAAGAAGCGGTCTCGGCTTCGGAGGTCCGCCGCCGGCTCAAAGCCGGTAAACCTGTCAGTAAGTTCGTACCGGCAAGGATCGCCGCCTACATCAAGGCGAAAGGACTATACCAATGA
- a CDS encoding glutamate-5-semialdehyde dehydrogenase has protein sequence MNSSEVAQKGLAAQLAARQLAVTPTKVKNYALERMAAALEQNARTILAANSLDLEAGDKKGLSRALLDRLALDGKRIAGMIEGLNAVKALPDPVGEVLAEGKRPNGLKIKKVRVPLGVIGIIYEARPNVTVDSAALCLKSGNAVILRGGSDAIKSNIELARVISGAAHDAGLPKGCLQLIENTERATAEELMAAREYVDVLIPRGGRSLIQSVVKNAKVPVIETGEGNCHAYVEKSADLKMATEIVYNAKVSRPSVCNAIETLLIDQEVAAVFIPPLFARLKEAKVELRGDEEVRKIDPMVKAATEEDWSTEFLALILAVKVVSGVEAAIEHINKYGTKHSETIVTKDKKAAARFQAEVDAAAVYVNASTRFTDGFEFGLGAEIGISTQKLHARGPMGLAELTSYKYLVEGNGQVRA, from the coding sequence ATGAACTCTTCGGAAGTCGCCCAAAAAGGCCTCGCCGCCCAGCTCGCCGCGCGCCAGCTCGCCGTGACCCCGACGAAAGTGAAAAATTATGCCCTGGAACGGATGGCCGCGGCGCTCGAACAGAACGCCCGGACGATCCTGGCCGCCAATTCGCTTGACCTGGAAGCGGGCGACAAAAAAGGTCTATCCCGGGCGCTGCTCGACCGCCTGGCGCTGGACGGCAAGCGGATCGCCGGGATGATCGAGGGGCTCAACGCCGTCAAGGCGCTCCCCGACCCGGTCGGCGAAGTGCTGGCGGAAGGGAAACGGCCGAACGGCCTGAAGATCAAGAAGGTCCGCGTCCCGCTCGGCGTCATCGGCATCATCTACGAAGCGCGGCCCAACGTCACGGTCGACTCGGCGGCGCTCTGCCTCAAGTCGGGGAACGCGGTCATCCTGCGCGGCGGGAGCGACGCGATCAAATCAAATATCGAGCTGGCCCGGGTCATCTCCGGGGCAGCCCACGACGCCGGCCTGCCCAAAGGGTGCCTCCAGCTGATCGAGAATACCGAGCGAGCGACGGCGGAAGAGCTGATGGCGGCGCGGGAATACGTCGACGTCCTGATCCCGCGCGGCGGCCGGAGCCTGATCCAGTCGGTCGTTAAGAACGCGAAAGTCCCGGTCATCGAGACCGGCGAAGGGAACTGCCACGCGTACGTCGAAAAGAGCGCCGACCTCAAGATGGCAACGGAGATCGTCTATAACGCGAAAGTGTCCCGCCCCTCGGTCTGCAACGCGATCGAGACGCTGCTCATCGATCAGGAAGTAGCGGCGGTATTCATACCGCCACTTTTTGCCAGACTGAAGGAAGCCAAGGTGGAACTCCGCGGCGATGAAGAGGTCAGGAAGATCGATCCAATGGTTAAAGCGGCAACGGAGGAAGACTGGTCAACGGAATTTTTGGCGCTGATCCTGGCGGTTAAGGTCGTCTCCGGCGTTGAGGCGGCGATCGAGCATATCAACAAATACGGGACGAAGCACTCGGAAACGATCGTTACCAAGGATAAGAAAGCGGCAGCCAGGTTCCAGGCGGAGGTCGACGCAGCGGCGGTCTACGTCAACGCTTCCACCCGCTTTACCGACGGGTTTGAGTTCGGCCTGGGAGCCGAGATCGGCATCTCCACCCAAAAACTGCATGCCAGGGGACCAATGGGATTAGCGGAATTGACTTCCTACAAGTACCTGGTGGAAGGGAACGGCCAGGTCCGCGCATGA
- a CDS encoding four helix bundle protein, with product MAVYQKSVDFADKAIFVCDEVQDRAYAPLKDQLRRAALSVPLNIAESNGRTHYREKKQFYFISRGSLHECIPIIEILLRRKKIGPDVFRSLYDQAEEIARMLAGLIDSLEER from the coding sequence TTGGCGGTATACCAAAAAAGCGTTGATTTCGCGGACAAAGCAATTTTCGTCTGTGATGAGGTCCAAGACAGGGCTTACGCGCCGCTTAAAGACCAATTGCGAAGGGCGGCTTTGTCGGTTCCGCTTAATATTGCTGAATCCAACGGGCGCACCCATTACCGTGAAAAAAAGCAGTTCTATTTCATCAGCCGGGGATCGCTGCATGAATGCATACCGATAATCGAGATCTTATTAAGGAGAAAAAAGATTGGCCCTGATGTTTTTCGCTCTCTTTACGATCAGGCAGAAGAAATCGCCCGCATGTTGGCCGGTCTGATCGATAGCCTGGAAGAGCGATAG
- a CDS encoding PorV/PorQ family protein — protein sequence MKKLIALIIIALSVATAALAEGYVNDPMSIGVGARALGMGKAYVAMAEDGDTIFMNPAGLGRIATPKLSSMYSSLMGDVSYMVVGGVYPYGEKAAIGAGYIGSSVAEIPLTDATGASLGSGRWGNNIMFLSYGTYLSQFGLKLDRDVLVGGSFKYYSVGGDGTGVSTAAGSGYDADVAALVPVTESIMVGVNAQNIIPASMGGKITKSSGQSDNLPATIKLGTKVNVLGQDGTAIYANNARKLYALADYDYFPGGARNGETHLGVEFWPVNNLALRVGSDNSSLTAGVGVKVSGVSFDYAYHPYNGIGDNTTHYFSIGYLGEPRKRELKITLTEPKDKQVIYEDQVPVKGKVEVIEGDEGKPTGPLTIKVNGANVAVAPDGSFSAVAPVNNYGKKLVQVEASDSAGTTALMESRLVRLNSFADVPDGYWAKSPIENNATVGLVQGYPDGNFKPERALTRAELATLLVRAKGIKIPDGRARQAFKDVKPDFWAAKYIDIAQREGLIKGYPDKTFRPNNKINKAEGIAVLVRFDQAKLAEVDSKPYWDVSTSHWAAKYIQAAKENGMLKYVERNRLRPKDALVRSESVEMLGKTNLAGGKIKDLYTWEKGFKPGTETQPTIRGAVDNVALNP from the coding sequence ATGAAGAAACTTATTGCGCTCATCATCATCGCTCTCTCCGTCGCTACCGCCGCGCTGGCCGAAGGGTACGTTAACGACCCGATGTCGATCGGCGTCGGCGCCCGCGCGCTCGGCATGGGCAAGGCCTATGTCGCCATGGCGGAAGACGGCGACACCATTTTCATGAACCCGGCGGGCCTCGGCCGCATCGCCACCCCCAAACTGTCCAGCATGTACTCGTCGCTGATGGGCGACGTCAGCTACATGGTCGTCGGCGGCGTTTACCCGTACGGCGAGAAAGCGGCCATCGGGGCCGGCTACATCGGCTCCTCGGTCGCGGAGATCCCGCTGACCGACGCGACCGGCGCCTCGCTCGGTTCCGGCCGCTGGGGGAACAACATCATGTTCCTCTCTTACGGTACATATTTAAGCCAGTTCGGGCTCAAGCTGGACCGCGACGTTCTGGTCGGCGGCAGCTTCAAGTATTACAGCGTCGGCGGCGACGGCACCGGCGTCAGCACGGCGGCCGGCTCCGGTTATGATGCCGACGTCGCGGCCCTGGTCCCGGTCACCGAATCGATCATGGTCGGCGTCAACGCCCAGAACATCATCCCCGCTTCCATGGGGGGCAAGATCACCAAGTCGAGCGGCCAGTCGGACAACCTGCCAGCCACGATCAAGCTCGGCACCAAGGTCAACGTCCTGGGCCAGGACGGCACGGCCATTTACGCCAACAACGCCCGCAAGCTCTACGCCCTGGCGGATTACGATTACTTCCCGGGCGGCGCGCGCAACGGCGAGACCCACCTCGGCGTCGAGTTCTGGCCGGTCAATAACCTGGCCCTGCGCGTCGGCAGCGACAACAGCAGCCTGACGGCCGGCGTCGGCGTCAAGGTCTCCGGCGTCTCGTTCGACTACGCTTACCATCCTTATAATGGGATCGGCGACAACACCACCCATTACTTCTCGATCGGGTACCTGGGCGAACCGCGCAAGCGCGAGCTCAAGATCACCCTGACCGAGCCGAAGGACAAACAGGTCATTTACGAAGACCAGGTCCCGGTCAAGGGGAAGGTCGAAGTGATCGAGGGTGACGAAGGGAAACCGACCGGCCCGCTGACGATCAAGGTCAACGGCGCCAACGTCGCCGTCGCTCCGGACGGCTCTTTCTCGGCCGTCGCTCCGGTCAATAACTACGGCAAGAAGCTGGTCCAGGTCGAGGCCTCCGACAGCGCCGGCACCACGGCGTTGATGGAATCCCGGCTGGTCCGCCTCAACTCGTTCGCCGACGTCCCGGATGGTTACTGGGCCAAGTCGCCGATCGAGAACAACGCCACAGTCGGCCTGGTCCAGGGTTACCCCGACGGCAACTTCAAGCCGGAACGGGCGCTGACCCGCGCCGAGCTGGCCACCCTGCTCGTCCGCGCCAAAGGGATCAAGATCCCCGACGGCCGCGCCCGGCAGGCGTTCAAAGACGTGAAGCCCGATTTCTGGGCGGCCAAGTACATCGACATCGCCCAGCGCGAAGGGCTGATCAAGGGTTATCCCGACAAGACCTTCCGCCCGAACAACAAGATCAACAAGGCCGAGGGGATCGCCGTCCTCGTCCGCTTCGACCAGGCCAAGTTAGCCGAAGTCGACAGCAAGCCGTACTGGGACGTCTCCACCAGCCACTGGGCGGCCAAGTACATCCAGGCAGCCAAAGAGAACGGCATGCTCAAGTACGTCGAACGGAACCGCCTGCGGCCGAAAGACGCCCTGGTCCGTTCCGAATCGGTCGAGATGCTCGGCAAGACCAATCTCGCCGGCGGCAAGATCAAGGATCTCTACACCTGGGAAAAAGGCTTCAAGCCAGGCACCGAGACCCAGCCGACGATCCGCGGCGCGGTCGACAACGTCGCTCTCAATCCGTAA